From the Bdellovibrio reynosensis genome, one window contains:
- a CDS encoding YicC/YloC family endoribonuclease, producing MRSMTGYGTARVQAKDVTVEVSIRAVNGRFLETRFHLPREFVAHEGELKKTLGQSLHRGTIDIFVSRRVKSSAAKAVMTVNDGLAKKYVSAYKHLSKELSLPYQVHLEALARLPDVIKVEDTYELLPGEEKILKKAFTEACKNCDRERVREGKALRKDLEKLLISLEKQVKTISELREEANTQLQEKFEQKIRARLKGNDLDPARLSQEIVIQLEKADINEELSRLSEHIKNYRQLVGSQQAEGKKLDFYTQELLREVNTIGSKSQVAKITQAVVEAKTLIERLREQVQNVQ from the coding sequence ATGAGAAGCATGACTGGTTACGGCACCGCGAGAGTTCAAGCAAAAGACGTTACTGTTGAAGTGAGTATTCGTGCAGTGAATGGACGCTTTTTGGAAACTCGCTTTCATTTGCCGCGTGAATTCGTCGCCCATGAAGGGGAGCTTAAAAAAACCCTTGGTCAAAGCTTGCACCGCGGAACGATTGATATCTTCGTTTCCCGTCGAGTGAAAAGTTCCGCAGCAAAAGCTGTGATGACTGTGAATGACGGTTTAGCGAAGAAATACGTTAGCGCCTACAAGCATCTATCTAAAGAACTTTCACTGCCATATCAAGTTCACCTTGAAGCTTTAGCCCGTCTGCCTGACGTAATTAAAGTCGAAGACACTTACGAACTTCTTCCAGGTGAAGAAAAGATCTTAAAGAAAGCCTTCACGGAAGCTTGTAAAAATTGTGACCGTGAACGCGTGCGTGAAGGTAAAGCTTTAAGAAAAGATCTGGAAAAGCTTTTGATCTCGTTAGAAAAACAAGTGAAGACCATCAGCGAGTTGCGCGAAGAAGCTAATACTCAGCTTCAAGAAAAGTTCGAGCAAAAGATCCGCGCTCGCCTTAAAGGCAATGATCTTGATCCGGCTCGTTTGTCCCAGGAAATTGTGATTCAGCTTGAAAAAGCAGATATCAACGAAGAACTAAGCCGCTTAAGTGAGCATATTAAAAACTACCGCCAATTGGTGGGCTCTCAGCAGGCGGAAGGTAAGAAGTTAGATTTTTACACTCAAGAGCTGCTGCGCGAAGTGAATACGATTGGCTCAAAGTCTCAGGTAGCCAAGATCACCCAGGCTGTGGTAGAAGCTAAAACC
- the miaA gene encoding tRNA (adenosine(37)-N6)-dimethylallyltransferase MiaA: protein MVASRKVIFVVGATATGKSEWALKLAQEFNGVIVNCDSIQLYKHVDIGAAKPSKEEMKLVPHYLFDYVLPPHEMTAGKYHRDFFNCLKEIPEDKAVFVVGGTGFYFMAIEKGMYPVLPMPAEIQKQVADELAADGGAEKLHQELLVKDPEYGAKIHLSDHYRIGRAIELMRSQNKTVTQIQKEFADVQEKFPYPLLKIGPSWDREVLKDRIHLRTEKMLQQGLLEEVKSLLDQGLETWAPMSSVGYKESIAHLKGELTSQDLLQEISKNTRQLAKRQRTWFQRDKDIHWFAGATGFPEARDMVEKFLNS, encoded by the coding sequence ATGGTGGCTTCTAGAAAAGTGATTTTTGTCGTCGGAGCAACGGCCACTGGAAAATCCGAGTGGGCACTAAAGCTTGCGCAAGAATTCAACGGCGTCATCGTTAACTGTGATTCCATTCAGCTTTATAAGCATGTTGATATCGGTGCGGCGAAGCCTTCAAAAGAAGAAATGAAGTTAGTGCCGCACTATTTGTTTGATTACGTTCTGCCTCCGCACGAGATGACTGCGGGGAAGTATCATCGTGATTTTTTTAATTGTTTAAAAGAAATTCCCGAAGATAAGGCCGTGTTTGTGGTGGGTGGCACAGGCTTTTATTTTATGGCTATTGAAAAAGGCATGTATCCTGTTTTACCAATGCCTGCAGAAATTCAAAAGCAGGTCGCTGATGAATTAGCGGCTGATGGTGGCGCAGAAAAACTTCATCAAGAATTATTAGTAAAAGATCCAGAGTACGGCGCAAAAATTCATCTTTCCGATCACTATCGTATCGGTCGCGCTATCGAACTGATGCGTTCACAAAACAAAACCGTCACGCAAATTCAAAAAGAATTCGCAGATGTTCAGGAAAAATTCCCTTATCCACTTTTAAAAATCGGACCAAGTTGGGATCGTGAAGTTTTAAAAGACCGCATTCATTTGCGAACGGAAAAAATGTTGCAGCAGGGGTTACTGGAAGAAGTGAAATCCCTTCTGGACCAAGGTTTGGAAACTTGGGCGCCAATGAGCAGTGTCGGATACAAGGAAAGCATTGCGCACTTAAAGGGTGAGTTAACTTCCCAGGATTTGCTCCAAGAAATTTCGAAAAACACACGACAGCTAGCAAAAAGACAGCGCACTTGGTTTCAACGTGACAAAGATATTCACTGGTTTGCAGGCGCAACCGGTTTCCCTGAAGCAAGAGATATGGTCGAGAAATTTCTGAACTCTTGA
- the mutL gene encoding DNA mismatch repair endonuclease MutL, with protein MSIHVLPPEVVDQIAAGEVVERPAHLVKELVENSIDAGATRVHIEFFDGGRIVKVIDNGKGMAPEDLPKSLERFATSKISKTDDLWSLKTFGFRGEALASISAVSKLTITSRREGDEQAHQLICEYGKKRDIDKVGGSQGTTILMENLFDNTPARLKFLKSDAAENGAIKTTLKAMALSHYNVEIRIQENGKLVSFWPACKTRKDRVEQILEIKPLFEGEASRENVKAYAVFADPHNVAKTAKNIWLFAQNRWIQDRSLQAAVNEAYRSLLMHGEYPIAVVWVETDPDCVDVNIHPTKSQVKFQNASLAFRAVAASLRGTLEQAPWLGANAPKPGPAPLEGVSAGDYKSTQGLPNFAAVTPKENLTFQDSSLNTTTFQKKDFHFPSANLQQPKLNYQCLADAAASRDNFETPPAHQQSVPQYQPEKNQEPQGYWSSLEVLGQANLTYIVTQSRDKIIFVDQHAAHERVVFEKLMSAWKGGKVDVQDFLFPLAIDMSPEKVEAILTLGKEIERLGVFIEALGPGTIGVKAAPLMIKESILGSVLDKMAHEIVEQGGSFSLERVVGDICATMACHSVVRAGQALGLDQMKTLLRDMDTFPLSSFCPHGRPVSVEYPFYKLEKDFGRIV; from the coding sequence ATGTCAATCCATGTCTTGCCTCCTGAAGTAGTCGATCAAATCGCCGCTGGCGAAGTCGTAGAGCGTCCCGCGCATCTGGTAAAAGAACTTGTCGAAAACAGCATCGATGCTGGTGCCACACGCGTGCACATTGAATTTTTTGACGGCGGACGAATCGTCAAAGTGATCGACAACGGAAAAGGCATGGCCCCTGAAGATTTGCCAAAATCTTTAGAGCGATTCGCGACCAGTAAAATTTCAAAAACCGATGACCTGTGGAGTTTAAAAACTTTCGGATTCCGAGGTGAAGCCTTAGCGAGTATCTCTGCGGTTAGTAAGCTTACCATCACTTCGCGCCGTGAAGGTGATGAGCAGGCTCACCAGTTGATTTGCGAATACGGCAAGAAACGTGACATCGACAAGGTTGGTGGTTCCCAAGGGACCACGATCTTAATGGAAAATCTTTTTGATAATACGCCAGCACGTTTAAAGTTTTTAAAATCCGATGCGGCTGAAAATGGGGCGATTAAAACCACGCTTAAAGCCATGGCGTTATCTCACTATAACGTAGAAATTCGTATTCAGGAAAACGGGAAGCTTGTTAGTTTCTGGCCAGCTTGCAAAACCCGCAAAGATCGTGTTGAACAAATTTTAGAGATCAAACCGTTGTTTGAAGGGGAAGCTTCCCGCGAAAACGTAAAAGCGTATGCGGTGTTCGCAGATCCACACAATGTCGCAAAGACCGCTAAAAATATTTGGCTTTTTGCCCAGAATCGTTGGATCCAAGATCGCAGTTTGCAAGCGGCAGTGAATGAAGCTTATCGCAGTTTACTAATGCACGGCGAATATCCTATCGCTGTGGTGTGGGTTGAAACGGATCCAGATTGCGTTGACGTGAACATTCACCCAACGAAATCCCAGGTGAAATTTCAAAACGCGTCCTTGGCTTTTAGAGCTGTTGCAGCGTCGTTGCGCGGAACTTTAGAGCAAGCACCGTGGTTGGGAGCAAACGCACCTAAACCAGGACCGGCGCCTTTAGAAGGCGTTTCTGCCGGCGATTATAAATCAACTCAAGGTCTTCCAAATTTCGCAGCGGTGACGCCAAAAGAAAATCTAACTTTCCAAGATTCTTCGTTAAACACAACGACGTTTCAAAAGAAGGATTTTCATTTCCCATCAGCGAACTTGCAGCAACCAAAGTTGAACTATCAGTGTTTGGCGGATGCGGCTGCTTCAAGAGATAATTTTGAAACACCACCCGCCCATCAACAGTCTGTCCCGCAATATCAACCTGAAAAAAATCAGGAACCGCAAGGCTACTGGTCTTCGCTGGAAGTTCTAGGTCAGGCCAATCTTACTTACATCGTCACCCAAAGCCGCGATAAAATTATTTTCGTCGATCAACACGCGGCCCACGAACGCGTCGTTTTTGAAAAACTGATGAGTGCGTGGAAGGGCGGAAAAGTTGATGTGCAGGATTTTTTATTCCCTCTGGCAATCGATATGTCGCCAGAAAAAGTCGAAGCGATTTTGACTTTAGGAAAAGAAATCGAACGGCTGGGAGTTTTCATTGAAGCTCTAGGCCCAGGAACGATCGGTGTTAAAGCAGCACCTTTGATGATTAAAGAATCCATCTTAGGCAGTGTCCTAGATAAAATGGCCCACGAGATTGTCGAACAAGGCGGAAGCTTTTCATTAGAGCGTGTCGTTGGTGATATCTGCGCCACTATGGCCTGCCACTCAGTGGTTCGTGCCGGCCAAGCATTAGGCTTGGACCAAATGAAAACATTGCTGCGTGATATGGATACATTCCCACTTTCTAGCTTCTGCCCTCATGGCAGACCTGTCAGCGTGGAATATCCATTTTATAAATTAGAAAAAGATTTCGGACGAATCGTGTGA
- a CDS encoding SH3 domain-containing protein, protein MFGSCVLNKTAAALLLTFLFPLLCWAQSQQATVVLDGALIYQDADFDSPVINTVKRGAVYSISKNKKGAFYKIRLKPGSLGWISDTDVQLGVVKLEKPKEAKKDKKDTRKKPFHATRYRGPVLDFINYTEDTLGSERAKFLTFYGFKFSGENTLFDGEIYTDASILFHFGAPGYYQDYTGKPADGYIFMANFLLQTVLPQSKTHLFYYGFGPMFRYSHFNIDVPDGTETITYSADDMTLGAVFDVGLAFRFGAFSLKTDARYYWERTKYYGYGLSLGYEF, encoded by the coding sequence GTGTTTGGATCATGCGTTTTAAATAAAACGGCGGCGGCCCTTTTACTTACATTTCTATTTCCACTCCTATGCTGGGCGCAGTCCCAGCAAGCGACTGTGGTTCTTGATGGCGCCTTGATTTATCAAGATGCTGATTTTGATTCGCCCGTAATTAACACCGTGAAAAGGGGAGCTGTTTACAGCATCTCTAAGAATAAAAAAGGCGCGTTTTATAAAATTCGCTTAAAGCCTGGCAGCCTTGGTTGGATTTCCGACACCGATGTGCAATTGGGTGTAGTGAAATTAGAAAAACCTAAAGAGGCAAAAAAAGATAAAAAGGACACACGAAAAAAACCTTTTCATGCGACTCGCTATCGTGGGCCGGTCTTAGATTTTATTAACTATACCGAGGATACGCTGGGATCCGAACGCGCGAAATTTTTAACTTTCTATGGTTTTAAATTCAGTGGCGAAAACACTTTGTTTGACGGTGAAATCTACACTGACGCCAGCATCCTTTTCCATTTCGGTGCTCCTGGATATTATCAAGATTATACTGGCAAACCCGCTGACGGTTACATTTTCATGGCAAACTTCCTTCTGCAGACCGTTCTACCACAAAGTAAAACCCATTTATTTTATTATGGTTTCGGTCCGATGTTTCGCTACTCTCACTTCAATATTGACGTTCCAGATGGTACCGAAACAATCACATATTCTGCTGATGATATGACTTTGGGAGCTGTATTTGATGTGGGATTGGCTTTCCGCTTCGGTGCTTTTTCTTTAAAAACGGACGCTCGTTATTATTGGGAACGCACCAAGTATTATGGCTATGGTCTTAGTTTAGGTTACGAATTCTAA
- a CDS encoding polyprenol monophosphomannose synthase: MKTLIVIPTYNEKENIQAIVPAVLAQNLSVDILVVDDNSPDGTGAIVREMQKSIPQLHLLSRPGKQGLGKAYIAGFRWGMDHGYEAITEMDADFSHRPEDLGPLLSKLQTHDFAVGSRYISGGRTVNWGLIRKIISRGGGIYARMILGFPLNDWTGGFNAWKKEVLIGIDLSTVESNGYSFQIELKYKALKKGFKGAESPIVFEDRRVGQSKMSLKIVIEAFYRVWIMRFK; encoded by the coding sequence ATGAAAACACTTATAGTGATCCCGACGTATAACGAAAAAGAAAATATCCAAGCTATTGTTCCAGCGGTTTTGGCGCAAAATCTAAGCGTGGATATTCTTGTCGTTGATGACAACTCTCCGGATGGAACGGGTGCTATTGTACGCGAAATGCAAAAATCAATTCCTCAGCTGCATTTGCTTTCTCGCCCCGGAAAACAGGGGTTGGGCAAAGCTTATATTGCGGGTTTCCGCTGGGGAATGGATCATGGATACGAAGCGATTACAGAGATGGATGCGGACTTTTCCCACCGTCCCGAAGATTTGGGTCCCTTGCTTTCAAAACTTCAAACCCATGACTTCGCAGTAGGATCTCGCTATATTTCTGGTGGCAGAACTGTTAACTGGGGCCTTATTCGTAAGATCATTTCTCGTGGTGGCGGCATTTATGCTCGCATGATTTTGGGCTTTCCATTAAATGATTGGACGGGTGGATTTAATGCCTGGAAAAAAGAAGTTCTCATTGGCATTGATTTATCGACTGTCGAATCTAACGGTTATAGTTTTCAAATCGAATTAAAATACAAAGCGCTTAAAAAAGGCTTCAAAGGTGCAGAGTCTCCGATAGTGTTTGAAGACCGTCGCGTTGGCCAAAGTAAAATGTCATTAAAAATCGTCATCGAGGCCTTCTATCGTGTTTGGATCATGCGTTTTAAATAA
- a CDS encoding Yip1 family protein: MTDYRDVTNSAKTHQDTAKEVVKYLFNFLKHPIEKIKHLPDWSWPVLIITLVAVSIISGVATGLVPPNFFRIMGGIIISPIVGVATTCIGALFIYYYFQVFEKRTCSLRKLFTLILLANIPFFIFQIGSEIIPPISLVGFAFTSMLMAVGLTENFQMQKRRAIRLVSIIFAIVFLLWLWNRIDISRLERLG, from the coding sequence ATGACAGACTATAGAGACGTTACGAATTCAGCGAAAACTCACCAAGACACTGCCAAAGAAGTTGTTAAATATTTATTCAACTTCTTGAAACACCCGATTGAAAAAATCAAACACCTTCCTGATTGGAGCTGGCCAGTTCTAATCATAACTCTAGTTGCAGTTTCCATAATTTCAGGTGTAGCGACTGGATTAGTACCCCCCAACTTTTTTAGAATCATGGGCGGCATTATCATCTCTCCGATCGTAGGCGTAGCTACTACCTGCATCGGCGCTCTGTTTATTTATTATTACTTCCAAGTCTTCGAAAAAAGAACGTGTTCACTTCGCAAGCTTTTCACATTGATCTTACTTGCGAACATCCCTTTCTTCATTTTCCAAATTGGTTCAGAAATCATCCCACCCATCAGCTTGGTAGGCTTTGCATTCACAAGCATGTTGATGGCCGTAGGACTAACTGAAAACTTCCAAATGCAAAAAAGAAGAGCGATCCGCTTGGTATCAATCATCTTCGCCATCGTATTCTTATTGTGGCTATGGAACAGAATTGATATCAGTCGCCTAGAACGCCTAGGCTGA
- the dut gene encoding dUTP diphosphatase yields MQTLKVKIKKLENFHGELPAYQSAGASGFDVRAQLSGPVVLNPGEKAMIPTGLSFEIPLGYEIQARPRSGLAAKNGLTVLNTPGTIDADYRGEVKIILINLGNEPFTINDQERCAQLVIAPVYQAIFEVVNELGSTERGAGGFGSTGRA; encoded by the coding sequence ATGCAAACACTTAAAGTAAAAATCAAAAAACTAGAAAACTTCCACGGCGAATTGCCAGCTTACCAATCTGCAGGCGCCAGCGGCTTTGACGTTCGTGCGCAACTTTCAGGTCCCGTGGTTTTAAACCCAGGTGAAAAGGCAATGATCCCAACAGGGTTGTCTTTCGAAATCCCATTGGGTTACGAAATCCAAGCACGTCCTCGTTCGGGTTTGGCAGCAAAAAATGGTCTGACAGTATTAAATACTCCAGGAACCATCGATGCTGACTATCGTGGTGAAGTAAAAATCATCTTAATCAACCTTGGCAACGAACCATTCACAATCAACGATCAAGAACGCTGCGCTCAATTGGTGATTGCACCAGTTTATCAAGCGATCTTTGAAGTTGTGAATGAACTAGGAAGCACAGAAAGAGGAGCTGGCGGATTTGGCTCAACCGGCCGCGCTTAA
- a CDS encoding M16 family metallopeptidase produces MSTQFNKTELSNGIRVVSELHPASRAVSLSIWVLTGTRDETPDVAGISHLLEHLVFKGTKTRSAYQIAKSLEALGGDLNAYTTREYTVYTAMVLKDHWEKALDVLSDLVSNMHLTQKEFALEKSVILQEIAMSEDSHEEIVYDLFYDQVYGKHPIGRSILGTPESIAVMKQNQVMDYYKQTYTGKNIIVSAAGCLDHDELMKGIEKRLAHKKKSNLKSKRKVPRWLERRHVVEKQAEQVHMLMGFETASFKDKYRFEAVITNTLLGGGMTSKLYQSVREKRGLVYTIGSSLNTHIDSGMMTIYAGTEAKNARKVGDLISKEFKKIRKQGVSKHDVEMFKTQVIGSILLGSDDLDNRMTSLAVNEMVFGRFRSVESVIDEIKKVSVDSVNHYIRHEINLDKTSGVLLGPGVTELKHWWENLSL; encoded by the coding sequence ATGAGCACTCAGTTCAATAAAACTGAATTATCTAACGGAATCCGCGTTGTCAGTGAACTTCATCCAGCGTCTCGCGCGGTTTCATTAAGTATCTGGGTTTTGACTGGAACCCGTGACGAAACTCCTGATGTCGCAGGTATTTCCCATCTTTTAGAACATCTTGTTTTTAAAGGAACGAAGACTCGTTCGGCCTATCAGATTGCTAAGTCCTTGGAAGCCCTTGGTGGTGATTTGAATGCTTACACGACCCGCGAGTACACGGTTTATACCGCGATGGTTTTAAAAGACCATTGGGAAAAAGCCTTAGATGTACTTTCTGATTTAGTTTCCAACATGCATCTGACACAAAAAGAGTTCGCTTTAGAAAAAAGCGTGATCTTGCAAGAAATCGCCATGTCAGAAGATAGCCATGAAGAAATCGTGTACGATCTTTTCTATGACCAAGTGTATGGAAAACATCCCATTGGTCGTTCGATCTTAGGGACACCTGAATCCATCGCCGTGATGAAACAAAATCAGGTGATGGACTATTATAAACAGACCTACACCGGCAAAAACATCATCGTCAGTGCGGCGGGATGTTTGGATCATGATGAGCTTATGAAGGGCATTGAAAAGCGCCTGGCCCACAAGAAAAAGTCCAATCTTAAATCTAAAAGAAAAGTGCCGCGTTGGTTAGAGCGCCGCCATGTCGTTGAAAAACAAGCTGAACAAGTGCACATGTTGATGGGATTTGAAACAGCGAGCTTTAAAGACAAATATCGCTTTGAAGCTGTGATCACGAACACACTTTTAGGCGGAGGCATGACCTCGAAGCTTTATCAAAGTGTGCGTGAAAAAAGAGGCTTGGTTTACACCATTGGCTCTAGTCTTAATACCCACATTGATTCCGGCATGATGACTATTTATGCGGGAACAGAAGCTAAGAATGCGCGTAAAGTGGGGGATTTGATTTCTAAAGAGTTTAAAAAGATCCGCAAACAAGGTGTTTCAAAACACGATGTGGAAATGTTTAAAACCCAAGTTATCGGTAGCATCTTGTTAGGTTCTGATGATCTTGATAATCGTATGACTTCGTTGGCTGTGAATGAAATGGTCTTTGGCCGTTTTAGATCTGTTGAGTCAGTGATTGATGAAATCAAGAAAGTATCGGTAGATTCAGTAAATCATTATATCCGCCATGAGATTAACTTGGATAAAACTTCCGGCGTTCTTTTAGGACCTGGAGTGACCGAGTTAAAACACTGGTGGGAAAATCTTTCTTTATAA
- the pnp gene encoding polyribonucleotide nucleotidyltransferase, producing MKTTVTTSVGGKQITIETGRLAKQADGSVLVSSGNNMVLVTAVCSKKASELDFFPLTVEYIEKFYATGKIPGGYFKREGKPTTDAVLTARLIDRPIRPSFPEGFRNETQVVATVLSADGAFPLEILASLGASAALHVSDIPFNGPTAAVQVARVDGQFVANPTPQQLEKSDMDIIVAGTRNGLLMVEGETKFISEADVLAALKFGHQSMMPLLNAQDELREKTGSAAKRAFTAPSIDADFKAQAVSMLQSKIAQALSIKVKQDRYAAVAAASAEAETALLGSITDKDLAKQRKKELSAIVEEIKYQEARSMILDKKVRIDGRDVKTVRSIANEVGFLPRAHGSGLFTRGETQCLGTVTLGTGDDEQMVDALLGTQKRRFMLHYNFPPFSVGEVGRFGGQGRREIGHGNLAERALKAVLPDHEKFPYTIRVVSEVLESNGSSSMGSVCAGTLSMLDAGVPIKGNVAGIAMGLIKEGDRVAVLTDILGDEDHLGDMDFKVAGTTTGITALQMDIKIDSVSFEVMEQALAQAKDGRNHILAEMEKVIRTARGQISEFAPRIETIKIKPDKIREVIGSGGKVIRGITEATGVKIEIEDDGTIHIASADPEATKKAIGMINDIVAEAEVGKTYKGRVVKIAEFGAFVEILPNTQGLLHISEISNERVRAVTDVLKEGEFIDVKVLEVDRSGRVKLSRKALLQ from the coding sequence ATGAAAACGACTGTAACTACTTCGGTGGGCGGAAAACAAATCACCATCGAAACAGGCCGTTTGGCAAAACAAGCAGATGGATCAGTGCTTGTCTCTAGTGGTAACAACATGGTTCTTGTTACTGCAGTTTGTTCTAAGAAAGCATCAGAACTGGATTTCTTTCCTCTGACTGTTGAATACATCGAAAAATTCTATGCAACTGGTAAAATTCCGGGTGGCTACTTCAAACGTGAAGGTAAGCCGACAACAGATGCAGTTTTAACTGCACGTTTAATCGACCGTCCAATTCGTCCCTCTTTCCCAGAAGGTTTCAGAAACGAAACTCAAGTTGTGGCGACGGTTCTTTCTGCCGATGGCGCTTTCCCATTGGAAATTTTGGCAAGCTTAGGTGCTTCTGCCGCGCTTCATGTTTCTGATATTCCGTTCAATGGCCCAACAGCTGCTGTACAAGTGGCTCGCGTTGACGGTCAATTCGTAGCAAATCCAACTCCACAACAACTTGAAAAATCAGACATGGACATCATCGTTGCTGGTACTCGCAATGGTTTGTTGATGGTTGAAGGTGAAACGAAATTCATCTCTGAGGCTGACGTTTTGGCAGCATTGAAATTCGGTCACCAATCAATGATGCCTTTGTTGAATGCGCAAGATGAACTTCGTGAAAAAACTGGTTCTGCTGCGAAACGTGCTTTCACGGCGCCATCTATTGATGCAGATTTCAAAGCGCAAGCTGTGAGCATGCTTCAATCTAAGATTGCACAAGCATTGTCTATCAAAGTTAAGCAAGACCGTTACGCAGCTGTAGCTGCTGCTTCTGCTGAAGCGGAAACGGCTTTATTGGGTTCAATCACTGATAAAGACCTTGCTAAACAACGTAAAAAAGAACTTTCTGCAATTGTTGAAGAAATCAAATATCAAGAAGCTCGTTCAATGATCCTTGATAAAAAAGTTCGTATCGATGGCCGTGATGTAAAAACGGTTCGTTCTATCGCCAACGAAGTCGGTTTCCTTCCTCGCGCCCATGGTTCTGGTCTTTTCACTCGTGGTGAGACTCAGTGCTTGGGTACTGTAACTTTGGGTACTGGTGATGATGAACAAATGGTTGATGCTCTACTGGGCACACAAAAACGCCGTTTCATGCTTCACTACAACTTCCCTCCATTCTCTGTAGGTGAAGTGGGTCGTTTCGGTGGTCAAGGTCGTCGTGAAATCGGCCACGGTAACTTGGCAGAGCGCGCTCTTAAAGCTGTTCTTCCTGACCATGAAAAATTCCCTTACACAATCCGTGTAGTTTCTGAAGTTCTTGAATCAAACGGTTCTTCATCAATGGGTTCTGTTTGTGCTGGTACTTTATCAATGCTTGATGCTGGTGTGCCTATTAAAGGAAACGTTGCGGGTATCGCGATGGGTCTTATTAAAGAAGGCGACCGTGTAGCTGTATTGACGGACATCCTTGGTGACGAAGATCACTTGGGTGACATGGACTTTAAAGTGGCTGGTACAACTACTGGTATCACAGCTCTTCAAATGGATATCAAAATCGACTCTGTTTCTTTTGAAGTGATGGAACAAGCTTTGGCGCAAGCTAAAGATGGTCGTAATCACATTCTAGCTGAAATGGAAAAAGTGATCAGAACGGCACGTGGTCAAATCTCTGAATTTGCTCCGCGAATCGAGACGATCAAAATTAAACCAGATAAAATCCGTGAAGTTATCGGTTCTGGCGGTAAAGTTATCCGCGGAATCACTGAAGCTACGGGTGTTAAAATCGAAATCGAAGATGACGGTACAATCCACATCGCGTCTGCAGATCCAGAAGCTACTAAAAAAGCTATCGGCATGATCAATGACATCGTTGCTGAAGCTGAAGTGGGTAAGACTTATAAAGGTCGTGTTGTTAAGATCGCTGAATTCGGAGCATTCGTTGAAATCCTTCCGAACACGCAAGGTCTTCTACACATCTCTGAAATCTCTAACGAGAGAGTGCGTGCAGTGACTGACGTGCTTAAAGAGGGCGAGTTCATCGACGTGAAAGTTCTTGAAGTTGACCGTTCTGGTCGCGTGAAACTTTCTCGTAAAGCTCTATTGCAGTAG
- the rpsO gene encoding 30S ribosomal protein S15, whose amino-acid sequence MAVTKDTKGQIVKKFQTADLDTGSPEVQVALLTAKINDLTTHFATHKKDHHGRRGLVTMVNKRRKLLDYLHRKDGTRYQALIKALDIRK is encoded by the coding sequence ATGGCAGTCACTAAAGATACTAAAGGGCAAATCGTTAAAAAATTCCAAACTGCGGATCTAGATACTGGATCTCCAGAAGTTCAAGTTGCTCTTTTGACAGCTAAAATCAATGATTTGACAACTCACTTTGCGACTCACAAAAAAGACCACCACGGTCGTCGCGGTCTTGTAACAATGGTTAACAAAAGAAGAAAACTTTTGGACTACTTGCATCGTAAAGATGGTACTCGTTACCAAGCGCTTATTAAAGCTCTTGATATCCGTAAGTAA